The genomic DNA TGCCCGGGGCCGGGCGCACAGTGAACTCGGCCGCGTACGCCGTCGCCCCGGCCCACGCGGTGGCCCAGCTGTTCGCCGCGATGTACGACACCGACTTGCCGGTGAGCGCGACCCCGCCCACCGTGTAGCCGGAGGCGGTGGGCAGCTCCCCCGCCAGTGCGGACACGTAGGCGTCGGTGTCGAGGTTCGGCGTGTAGCCGGTGCCGTGCAGGGTGGCGACGACGTTGTCGGTCACCCAGTTCCATTTCGCTTGTGCGGCCAGCGCGAGCGCCTGCCGATAGAACTTGGCCACAAGGCCCCCTTCTGGTCCTGGTCAGCTGAATGCCGGGGTGAAGCCCGGCCCGTTGTTGCGCCCGGCGAACCGGATCACGATCTTCTGGACGAGTTTTTGCAGGTCGTTCTCGGTGAGCACCGACCCGGCGACGCTCAGGGAGACGTTCACGATCTGCGTGGAACCACCGCCGCCGATCGGCACGACCGGGGCGAGCCCTCCCCCGCTGGCGGTCGTCGCCGCGGCGCCGGCCTGCCCTCCGTTGTTCGTCGCCGGTCGCCCGGAGACGCCGGTCGAGAGGTTCACTGCGACCGACGACGCGTCGGTCACCCGCCGCGCCATCGAGGTGGCGGCGTTGACGGCCTGGTCGGCGTGGTCGTCGATACCGACCGCGAGACCCTGCGCGAGGAACGCGCCAAGTTCGGCCATGACCCGTGACGGCGACTGGATCCCGAGAGCGGACTTGAAGCCGGAGACGATCCCGGCCGCGAAATCGCGGATCTTGCCCCAGATCCACGACGCTGCACCGGTGATGCCGTTCCAGAGGCCTTCGACCAGCCAGCGACCAGCGTCCAGCAGCCATCGCCCGGCGTTCGAGAAGAAGTCGCCGATGCGGCCCGGCAGTTCGGAGAACCAGCGCTTCACGCCTTCGTAGGAGTTCGTGACGCCGTTGCGGAGGCCGATCAGCATTTCGGCGCCCTTCTGCACGAGCCAGTTCCAGGCGTCGGAGAAGAACTGTTTGATCTTGCCGGGCAGTTCGACGAACCACGTTTTCACGGCTTCGTAGGCGTTGATGATCCCGCGTCCCATGCCGATCAGCAGGTCGCGGCCTTTCTGCACCAGCCAGTTGTGTGCATCCGACAGGAAGCTGATGATCTTCCCCGGCAATTCCTTGAGGAAGCGCACGGTCGCTTCAAAAGCAATTTTCGTTCCGTTTGTGAAAGCCTCCCAAGCGCGAATCGCAGTTCGCGTGAGAAGTCCGGCCAAAAAACCGAGCGCGAATCCGATTTTGCGCGGTAAATCCTTGACCCAATCTATCGTTATCTGAATTCCGCGCTTCGTCGCGTCCACGACAAAATTCCAAGCCCGAGAAATCAAATTTCCGAGCATCGTTCCGAGCTTGGAGAGGCCGTCGAGGATCTTGCCGGGCGACGCCTTGATCCAATCGATCCAGCCGGAGACCAAGTTGATCACCCAGTCGATGGCCGTGGAGAAGGCGTTCTTCACGGTGTTCCACAAATCGACGAAGAACGATGCGATCGAGTCCCAGTTACTGATCAGTAGGTAGATCCCGGCTGCCAGCAGCAGGACGACCACGATGATCCCGGCGATGATCCAGGTGACCGGGTTGGCGGCGAAGCCCCAGAACACCGCGAGCAGCGCCGAAAACGCGACGACGAGGATGACGCCGATGACGACCGCGAGGATCTTCGCCGCGGTCTCGTTCCGCGACAGCCAGCCGGTCACGTCGGCGACCACCCCGGCGATCTTCGAGAACACCGGAAGCAGCTCGGTGCCCACGGAGATCGCGAGCGCGCCAAGGCCGGACTTCGCCTCGGAGACCTTCTGATTGAACGTGTGCTGGATGTGGCTCCAGCCCAGCACGTGCCCGCCGGCCTCCACCGTCGCGTCCGCCACGGTCTTCACGGAGCGGTTGGTGATATCGGCGTTCTCGCCGGTCAGCATCAGCGCGACGTTCAGGCCGGTCGCGTCGCCGGTGGCCTTCGCGAGCGCCTGCCCGTAGGACTGCATCACCTGCGCGCCGGTCGTCTGGCCGGTGCCGAGCTGGTGCATGGACGACGCCAGTGTTGCGAAGGACCGGGCCTGTGACGCCGAGATCGGGTCCAGAGCCTTGGTGTCCTGGATGAATTGCTTCGCCGTGATCGAGCCATTGAGCACGGCCTGGCCGAGCTTCTGCACCTCCGGCGGCAGGCCACGGAGCGCGGTCTGAAGGTTGAGGATGACCCGCGTCGACTCCGGGCCCATCGAATCCCGGATCCGGTTCGCGATCATCTGGAGCGTGCCGGACAGGCCCCGCTCGCCAAGGCTCCCGGCGAGGTCCTGGCTGTTGATCCCGAGGATCGCGAGTTCCTTTGCCTGCACCGAAGTTGGTGACTGCATGTGCCGGATGACGTCGGTGAGGTTCTGGGCCGACTGCCGGGCGGACATGCCGTGCACGGTCATCGAGGCGAGCGAGCCGAGAATGTCGTCCAGCGACACGTGCGCGGCCGACGCGACCGGCAGCACCGCCGCCATCGCGCCCGTCAGCTCTTGGAAGGTGGACTTACCCACCGACGTCGCCGCGACCAACTTCGAGGTCACCATCGCGGCGTCGTCGGCCTTGAGGTGGTAGTCCACCAGGACCGACGTCACCGCGTCGGCGACCGTGTGCAGCTCGGCGTTCTCCGCTTTCGCGCCCTCGGCGGCCGCGCGCAGCACCTTGAGCCCGTCCGCGCCGTGCTGGCCACCGGAACCGATGGTGTACATGGCTTTCGACAGCTCTTCGGCCGAGTACCCGACCGACCCGGCCATGTCGAGAATCCCGCGCCGGACCATCTCCAGGTTGTCTGCGGTTTCACCAGCCGACGTGACCAGCCGGACGGTCGAAGCCTCGAAGTCGCCAGCCATCTTCACGGTCACCGCGGCCGCGCCGACTCCGACCGCTCCGATCGCCAGCGCGGCCTTCTTCAGCTGCTCGACTTTCCCGACCGTCGTCGCGGCCGAAGCCGCGGCCGCCGCGTCGATCTTCGCGGCCATCGCCGCCGTCGACGCCGCCGCGCGCGCGTTCGCCGCCTCCATCTGCGTGGTGGCCGCGATCGTCTGCGCCGCCATCCGCTGGTACGCGACCCCGTACGACAGAGCCATTTCATCGGCCTTGGTCGTCATCGCGCCCATCGACAGCAGGAGCTTCTGGTTCTCCCGGATGATCGTGGCCGCCGAGGCGGTGATCTTCGCGGCCATCGACTCCCCGGCCAGGCCGGCGGCCTGGAACTGGGGGAGCAGCTCGGCGGCGTTCGAGCGGAGCCGGATGTAGAGATCAGCGACTTCCTGCGCCACAACCCACCCCCTTCACGTCGTGATCTGATGGGGGTGGAGCGGGTCAGCCGAGGCGGAGCCAGCCGGTCGCGCCATACATTTCGTCGTAGATCCAGCGCGCCGGACCGTTCACGACCCACAGGAACGCCGGTTCGAGGAACGGGTACTTCGCGCCGTTGCGCAGCCCGGTTTCCAGGTACATGCCGTACTTCGACGACGGCGTCTTCGACCGACGCGAGCCGTACGACGGGTACTGCCCGGCCGCGATCCCGACCTTGACCTCCCAGCCGAGACCGGACGGCAGGACCGCCGTCCGCACGATCGAGCGGTACAACGTGCCGGAGATCTGCGCCGGGCCGGTGCCCGGCCACGCCGGGGTTTTCGTGCCGTACGGGTGTTTCCCCACGCTGGCGTTGATTCGCGCCTGCTTCACGATCAGGTCCGCGATCGGCACCAGCGCCGTCCGGGTCCGCAGACCCGTCTCCGCGCTGATCCGCGCGAACGTCGCCGACAGCAGGCCGGGCGCCAACTCACGCTCCATGAGCCGCCCTCTCCCTTTCGTGCTCGGCCATGACCTTGTCGTGCTCGGCCTGCTCGGCGGAAAGCCGGGCCTGCATCAGGTCCCAGCAGTACCGCCGCACGTACTCCGGCGTGGAGTCCAATTCGGGCCAGGACCAGCCCATGTAGCGCATCAGCTCGAAGTCCACGAACTCCGGCGGGGGAGGCCCGGAAGACCACGTGCCCTCATAGATCGCCTCGGCAGGCCAGAGGAGATCTTCGAGGTACGGGCTCCCGGGCTCTACTGAGGGTTTTGGGCGCTCTTCACGTTGTCGGTGATCGCGGAGATCACTTCCAGCGGCAGGCCGGCGGCCGACTCCGGGGTGAGCGGGAACGTCAGCAGCGGCTGGTCGAGCGGGTTGCCCGCCTCGTCGATGCCGTCCACACGGGCGTCGTAGAGACGGCCGCCGATGATCAGGCGTGCCATCAGCCCGTTCACCGCGGCGGAGGCCTGCGCCCGGTCCGGGGTTCCGTCCGGGCCGAGCGCGACCGCGTCGGCCTCCAGTTTGGACATGGTCTGTGTCTTCGGGTTCCGGAAGACGACGTAGATGTCCTCGCCGTCCTCGGCGAGCTCGGGGAAGTGGGTGGTGATCACGCGGTTGGCGTATCCGGCCACAAGGGACTCCTCAGGGAAGGTGTTGCGGGACAGGGGAAAGGCGCGGCCGGAACGGGTCCGGCCGCGCGGGCGGCGTCAGTAGACGCCGGGGTGGAAGTTCTTCAGGACGACGGCGAGCGAGCCGCCGTCGACGCCGTTGTAGATGCCGCTGATGCTGTAGGAGGCCTGCACGTAGTTCCCGCCGATATCCCTGCTGGCCTTTTCGAACCCGGTCTTCGACGTCGTGATCGCCAGCGACGTGCCGCCCGCCGTGATCGGCTGCGTCAGCGTCGCCGTCGCGGGCAGCTGCACGTTGTTGCGGTACAGGTCGTAGTCCAGCTGGTTCTCGAAGATGGCCTTGTACGAGCCATCCACCGACAACGGGCCCTGGAAGATCTCGCGCGGGCCCTGCGTGCCGTCGCTCGACTGGATCGGGTCGACCGACCGCTTGATCGTGTAGTCCAACGACAGGCCGCGCGTCGACGCCGAACCGGCGTTCGCCATCGCCCACTGCCAGCCCAGCAGCGGAGGCTGCCCGTTGAAGGCCGGGGCGAACGTCGCCTGGCTCGTCGCGGGCATCGACGTGAGCTTGACCGACATGGTGACGGCGTTCTTCGGGTCGATCTTCAGCCCGAAGTCCGAGAGCGTCGCGTACGTGTAGCCCTGCGGATTCCCAGTCGTGTCGTCGAGCGTGATCGCGTACGAACGCCGTGGCACGAAAGGGTTCTGCTTGAACGTGTGCGTCGTCTGGCCGACGACGGCCGCGTTGATCAGGTGGCTCTTG from Amycolatopsis japonica includes the following:
- a CDS encoding phage tail tape measure protein — translated: MAAKITASAATIIRENQKLLLSMGAMTTKADEMALSYGVAYQRMAAQTIAATTQMEAANARAAASTAAMAAKIDAAAAASAATTVGKVEQLKKAALAIGAVGVGAAAVTVKMAGDFEASTVRLVTSAGETADNLEMVRRGILDMAGSVGYSAEELSKAMYTIGSGGQHGADGLKVLRAAAEGAKAENAELHTVADAVTSVLVDYHLKADDAAMVTSKLVAATSVGKSTFQELTGAMAAVLPVASAAHVSLDDILGSLASMTVHGMSARQSAQNLTDVIRHMQSPTSVQAKELAILGINSQDLAGSLGERGLSGTLQMIANRIRDSMGPESTRVILNLQTALRGLPPEVQKLGQAVLNGSITAKQFIQDTKALDPISASQARSFATLASSMHQLGTGQTTGAQVMQSYGQALAKATGDATGLNVALMLTGENADITNRSVKTVADATVEAGGHVLGWSHIQHTFNQKVSEAKSGLGALAISVGTELLPVFSKIAGVVADVTGWLSRNETAAKILAVVIGVILVVAFSALLAVFWGFAANPVTWIIAGIIVVVLLLAAGIYLLISNWDSIASFFVDLWNTVKNAFSTAIDWVINLVSGWIDWIKASPGKILDGLSKLGTMLGNLISRAWNFVVDATKRGIQITIDWVKDLPRKIGFALGFLAGLLTRTAIRAWEAFTNGTKIAFEATVRFLKELPGKIISFLSDAHNWLVQKGRDLLIGMGRGIINAYEAVKTWFVELPGKIKQFFSDAWNWLVQKGAEMLIGLRNGVTNSYEGVKRWFSELPGRIGDFFSNAGRWLLDAGRWLVEGLWNGITGAASWIWGKIRDFAAGIVSGFKSALGIQSPSRVMAELGAFLAQGLAVGIDDHADQAVNAATSMARRVTDASSVAVNLSTGVSGRPATNNGGQAGAAATTASGGGLAPVVPIGGGGSTQIVNVSLSVAGSVLTENDLQKLVQKIVIRFAGRNNGPGFTPAFS
- a CDS encoding phage tail tube protein; the protein is MTQLSRLTKLGIAPEVTPGTYVVPSYSIPFTKADFDDVIGSIKDESYRYNDSELQGMYQGPVHATWSLDVMAYPDLVGLFLAGIVGPDVVTPGVSTTLAAAAAAGATSIQTAVSIPAGSTIMLDTGQNIEYAVTGAATGTGPYEIPIVTPVGGLSKSHLINAAVVGQTTHTFKQNPFVPRRSYAITLDDTTGNPQGYTYATLSDFGLKIDPKNAVTMSVKLTSMPATSQATFAPAFNGQPPLLGWQWAMANAGSASTRGLSLDYTIKRSVDPIQSSDGTQGPREIFQGPLSVDGSYKAIFENQLDYDLYRNNVQLPATATLTQPITAGGTSLAITTSKTGFEKASRDIGGNYVQASYSISGIYNGVDGGSLAVVLKNFHPGVY